ATTTATCCCCCTTTTTGTATTGAGAATGGGGGAGAAAAAACGAATTAGAACTTTTACTTTTAACTGCTTGACGGCAATCAGTGATAAAATCAAGCACTGGACTTTCTCCAGCTTGTCTGACTACTTCAGTCAGAAGCGTTCTAGCGGTAACGCTAAAGCTAGGGCTTCGCTTTTCTCCTACAGGGTTAAGTTGAGCAGGATCTCCCATCAAAATTAACTTGCGGTGGTTAAACAATGTCCTTTCAAAACTGCGTTCTATCCAATTCCACAATTGTTTTCCCACCATCGAACATTCATCAAGAAAGATGATGTCATACAAGTGGAGACTGCTAGAAGTAGTTTGTTCTAAGACTTTATCTTGTTCTTTGCTGACCATGCTTAACCCTAAAAGTTGGTGTATGGTCAAAAAATCAACTCCTAAAAG
The sequence above is drawn from the Leptolyngbyaceae cyanobacterium genome and encodes:
- a CDS encoding AAA family ATPase, with product MMQSLLTQPGLINSYPFKLKPQQQQALSKLTAFLSSTESFFLLCGYAGTGKSTIIVQFIKELLQQGKRIALTAPTNKAVNILKKMAVKHNLLGVDFLTIHQLLGLSMVSKEQDKVLEQTTSSSLHLYDIIFLDECSMVGKQLWNWIERSFERTLFNHRKLILMGDPAQLNPVGEKRSPSFSVTARTLLTEVVRQAGESPVLDFITDCRQAVKSKSSNSFFLPHSQYKKGDK